Proteins co-encoded in one Bacillus paramycoides genomic window:
- a CDS encoding ABC transporter ATP-binding protein, translating to MGNVVVKLENVRKRIGGTEIIRGLSFEVREGEVYGFLGPNGSGKTTTIRMMTGLISMTEGDITICGHSIRTEREKALEQIGAIVENPELYDYMTGMQNLKHFANMAITPISKERIAEIVKLVELEHAIHKKVKTYSLGMKQRLGIAQALLHQPKILILDEPTNGLDPAGIRQIRDYLQRLAKEENIAVIVSSHLLSEIELMCDRVVIIKQGEFVQEYNLHEQAKHDETVVVAFEVDQVQKANEIVQGKAQGNVIVVSVTKEEIPQLVKKLVNNDVLVYGVTVQNKTLEDEFLAITGGVKA from the coding sequence TTGGGAAACGTAGTAGTGAAATTAGAAAATGTTCGAAAAAGGATTGGTGGAACGGAAATTATTCGCGGTTTATCATTTGAAGTTCGCGAAGGGGAAGTGTACGGGTTCCTTGGACCTAATGGTAGTGGTAAAACGACGACAATTCGTATGATGACAGGTCTTATTTCAATGACAGAGGGCGATATTACAATTTGTGGTCATAGTATCCGCACGGAGCGTGAAAAGGCGCTAGAGCAAATTGGAGCGATTGTAGAAAATCCTGAACTATATGATTATATGACAGGAATGCAAAACTTAAAGCATTTTGCGAACATGGCAATTACACCAATTAGTAAAGAGCGCATTGCTGAAATTGTAAAGCTTGTTGAGTTAGAGCATGCGATTCATAAAAAAGTGAAAACATATTCACTTGGTATGAAACAACGTTTAGGAATTGCACAGGCATTACTGCATCAGCCGAAAATCTTAATTTTAGATGAGCCGACAAATGGATTAGATCCAGCTGGTATTCGCCAAATTCGTGATTATTTACAACGTCTAGCGAAAGAAGAGAATATTGCTGTAATCGTATCAAGTCACTTATTAAGTGAAATTGAACTCATGTGTGATCGCGTCGTTATTATTAAGCAAGGTGAGTTTGTACAAGAGTATAACTTACATGAACAAGCAAAACATGATGAGACAGTAGTTGTAGCGTTTGAAGTAGATCAAGTACAGAAAGCAAATGAAATCGTTCAAGGTAAGGCGCAAGGAAATGTCATTGTAGTATCTGTAACGAAAGAAGAAATTCCACAACTTGTAAAGAAACTTGTGAATAACGATGTGCTTGTATACGGAGTTACCGTTCAAAATAAAACGTTAGAGGATGAGTTCTTAGCGATTACAGGGGGAGTGAAAGCGTAA
- a CDS encoding ABC transporter permease, whose amino-acid sequence MLKLIQNEFLKLHAKKGMYILIGVIAVLEILGVLAMLKWGDGTEFKGSYLDFASSEISLITLFATIFGITMASRMITDEFQKGTIKQLLIRPRKRMTVLFSKYITVLLTIIFIIFASTLIAMIIGGIVMDGSKTELTIGIVMKSTLYQVLSPLFFATLAFFLANVFRKSVLPLIITMFLFFLQGAINMVLMMFAKGVAKFVVFFHLDLRAYDGNKLISGGVEPTFTEFTFTTSLLLVAAYVVVLLVASSALFQKRDVL is encoded by the coding sequence ATGTTGAAATTAATTCAAAATGAATTTTTAAAGTTGCATGCGAAAAAAGGTATGTATATTTTAATTGGTGTTATTGCAGTATTGGAGATTTTGGGAGTTTTAGCGATGCTGAAATGGGGAGACGGAACTGAATTTAAAGGATCCTATTTAGATTTTGCAAGTTCAGAGATTAGTTTAATTACTTTGTTTGCAACGATATTTGGAATTACGATGGCTTCTCGTATGATTACGGATGAGTTCCAAAAAGGTACAATTAAGCAGTTATTAATCCGTCCAAGAAAACGAATGACAGTTTTATTCTCTAAATATATTACAGTGTTACTTACTATAATATTTATCATATTTGCTAGCACGTTAATTGCAATGATTATTGGTGGAATTGTAATGGACGGTAGTAAAACAGAATTAACGATAGGAATCGTAATGAAATCTACTTTATATCAAGTACTTTCACCGCTCTTCTTTGCGACGCTTGCATTTTTCTTAGCAAATGTATTTAGAAAATCTGTATTACCATTAATTATTACGATGTTCCTGTTCTTCTTACAAGGAGCAATTAATATGGTATTAATGATGTTTGCAAAAGGTGTAGCGAAGTTTGTAGTATTCTTCCATTTGGATTTAAGAGCTTACGATGGCAATAAATTAATTAGTGGCGGAGTAGAACCTACATTCACAGAATTTACATTTACAACTTCATTATTACTTGTAGCTGCATACGTTGTTGTATTGCTTGTAGCATCAAGTGCATTATTCCAAAAACGTGACGTATTATAA
- a CDS encoding ABC transporter permease, whose amino-acid sequence MKASLIYMYNANKKQIFISLLSFIFIVAVAFVSMGNYIKQESGEVRQMITIALVFLVYLIFAVLVFLQAMSAFGKMTESKLFRLTPISGKKIVLAILSYAAISFMCFEVIGTMFVYSISMKVIKGTELYEMLFTESTIELDIVKQLFSSVLYVFNLSSILLVLLFTVAGVKVFSLKKKKMEYVIIFFLFLLVTKVINLIYEMLGRLAPTPTFIKKSVYIDESVDINLILYPESLMNLYSIAFSISIFVLLVYITGRIIDKKLEV is encoded by the coding sequence ATGAAAGCCAGTTTAATATATATGTACAATGCGAATAAAAAACAAATTTTCATTTCGTTATTGTCATTCATATTTATTGTAGCTGTCGCTTTTGTAAGTATGGGGAATTATATTAAACAAGAATCAGGAGAAGTAAGGCAAATGATTACAATTGCTTTAGTATTCTTAGTTTATTTAATTTTTGCGGTATTAGTATTTCTGCAGGCGATGTCTGCGTTTGGGAAAATGACTGAAAGTAAATTATTTCGGTTAACACCGATATCTGGTAAAAAAATTGTTTTAGCAATATTGTCATATGCGGCAATTAGCTTTATGTGTTTTGAAGTAATAGGTACTATGTTTGTCTATAGTATTTCGATGAAAGTAATAAAAGGTACAGAACTCTATGAAATGTTATTTACGGAAAGTACAATTGAGCTAGATATAGTAAAACAATTATTTAGTAGTGTGTTATATGTATTTAATTTATCAAGTATATTGTTAGTTTTACTTTTTACAGTAGCTGGTGTGAAAGTATTTTCTTTGAAAAAGAAAAAAATGGAGTATGTAATTATCTTCTTCCTATTTTTACTAGTAACGAAAGTAATCAATCTGATATATGAAATGCTGGGCCGACTTGCGCCTACACCTACTTTTATTAAAAAATCAGTTTATATAGATGAATCGGTGGATATAAATCTCATACTATATCCAGAAAGTCTTATGAATTTATATAGTATTGCTTTTTCAATCAGTATATTTGTTTTACTTGTTTATATAACAGGTCGCATAATCGATAAAAAATTAGAAGTCTAA
- a CDS encoding Lrp/AsnC family transcriptional regulator encodes MQLDRVDRKILNELYNDSRLSMRELAKRVNLSAPSTAERVRKLESEGVIQKYTIDIDYKKAGLVLDCILEITLKNGDTTRMQQFIQSYPSASFCYRVTGSLCYIVKISVPSLVELEEFINDVSSYATTVSHIVLSEVSLTPDIEHIFPED; translated from the coding sequence ATGCAACTAGACCGTGTTGATCGAAAAATTTTAAATGAATTATATAATGATAGTCGCCTTTCCATGCGTGAATTGGCGAAACGAGTAAACTTATCTGCTCCGTCTACTGCAGAACGTGTTCGTAAACTCGAAAGTGAAGGCGTGATCCAAAAGTACACAATCGATATCGATTATAAAAAAGCAGGACTTGTTTTAGATTGTATTTTAGAAATCACTTTAAAAAATGGTGATACAACACGTATGCAACAGTTTATTCAGTCCTATCCATCTGCAAGTTTTTGTTACCGAGTAACAGGAAGCTTATGCTACATTGTAAAAATTTCTGTTCCTTCACTCGTTGAACTTGAAGAATTTATCAATGATGTTTCCTCATATGCAACGACTGTTTCTCATATCGTATTATCAGAAGTATCTCTTACTCCTGATATTGAACATATCTTCCCAGAAGATTAA
- a CDS encoding DUF3913 family protein: MKIWFYEKTAQLDGLLGIWDNVPTIPRIGEKVEILKTVRTVTDIKYVKNGNNFRVEIITN, from the coding sequence TTGAAAATCTGGTTTTATGAAAAAACGGCACAATTAGATGGCTTGCTTGGCATTTGGGATAATGTTCCGACTATCCCTCGAATTGGTGAAAAAGTTGAGATTTTAAAAACAGTCCGCACTGTTACAGATATTAAATATGTAAAGAACGGTAATAATTTTCGTGTAGAAATTATTACAAATTAA
- a CDS encoding CPBP family intramembrane glutamic endopeptidase → MHYAFSRIRLRSFLGWMIIGLFLTMIPLGLANVSENTMEVISQITVFFVFPLFWLYIKTNKNNVVFNSFFDKPGRLPWRLIILATIMGMIFSVGISHIQFYILAHTLPNFLVTMLEDGNVINTSNVFMTIFTFISACVLAPIMEEVIFRGFFLQRMAYKWGIKKAVIISSLIFGLGHFDVIGAFMFGIVMCLLYIKTKNIWTNIAVHALNNFIATSMQFVGGEESSAISIPELQAQSNLWIGIGLTVVGLLWLIPYVWKQWRMVKEMGVPPVRFINEEKVVSALQENEEYSQVFVTDRLMAVELPDEAVNKFGLEENDYVTVSVEEDKIVIKKAHDR, encoded by the coding sequence ATGCACTATGCATTTTCACGTATAAGGCTACGTAGCTTTTTGGGATGGATGATTATAGGGTTGTTCCTTACGATGATTCCATTAGGTCTAGCCAATGTTTCTGAGAATACGATGGAGGTTATTTCACAAATAACTGTGTTTTTTGTGTTTCCGCTATTTTGGTTATACATAAAAACAAATAAAAATAATGTTGTATTTAATAGTTTTTTTGATAAGCCAGGACGTTTACCGTGGAGATTAATTATATTAGCAACGATAATGGGAATGATTTTTTCCGTTGGTATATCTCATATTCAGTTTTACATATTAGCACATACGTTACCGAATTTCTTAGTTACTATGTTAGAAGACGGAAATGTTATTAATACAAGTAACGTATTTATGACGATATTTACTTTCATTTCAGCATGTGTATTAGCACCTATTATGGAAGAGGTTATTTTTAGAGGTTTCTTTTTACAACGAATGGCTTATAAGTGGGGGATTAAAAAAGCTGTCATTATATCTTCACTTATTTTCGGCCTAGGACATTTTGATGTTATTGGTGCGTTCATGTTTGGTATTGTAATGTGTCTTTTATACATAAAGACAAAAAATATATGGACGAATATCGCTGTGCACGCTCTAAATAATTTCATTGCAACAAGTATGCAATTTGTCGGTGGAGAAGAGAGTAGTGCCATTTCAATTCCTGAATTACAAGCGCAAAGTAATTTATGGATCGGTATCGGTCTTACAGTTGTTGGGTTACTTTGGTTAATTCCTTACGTTTGGAAACAATGGCGCATGGTAAAAGAAATGGGTGTGCCACCAGTGCGCTTTATAAATGAGGAAAAAGTAGTGAGTGCATTACAAGAAAATGAAGAGTATAGTCAAGTGTTCGTAACAGATAGACTGATGGCTGTAGAGCTACCAGATGAGGCTGTAAATAAGTTCGGATTAGAAGAAAATGATTATGTAACAGTATCTGTAGAAGAGGATAAAATTGTAATAAAGAAAGCACATGATAGATAA